GCCGGGTGGTCAACTCCACGGACCCCGCCaacctcctcgtcctcgagtACCACGCCTACGTCTGGCACTAGCTAGTGCAGACCAGCAATAAAACTTGAATTGTTCGCACCTTGGCAATATACTACCAAGCATCCTTGGGCGGCGACCCAACCCGTACATGTTCATGTTCCATGTGAATACGCTAGATTCAGTGGAGCAGTTGCCCATAGTGTAAGCCGGTATTGTGTAGGTTCTGTTGAAGAATCATCAGCACCTAGCTTGTTCTAAATGCTATCTTGATCACTTTTTTCCGGTCTGCTTGCCCAGCCTCCGTTTTGGACGATCAAAACCACCTTAAGCGGACTAGATTAGTTCCGGCCTTATCTCTCACGCTCGTTTATTACTTGCCAAACATCGTGTAAACAACCGATAAAGATGATCCTAGccggtacttcctccgtctcataaagattggcacagATTTAaactagagctagttcaaaaccgcgccaatctttatgagacggaggaagttgCCCCATCCTGACATTTCACAGTCAGAAAAGGGAATTAGCTTCAGGCTTTAATTACCTTAGATTAAGACTCATCTCGTGCCGTACCGATTCTGAGAATCCCTCGAGTACTAGATATTGAACGGGCAGTACTGGCGCATGGACGCAGCCTCAAGAACAAGTTGGGTTGGATCCTATCCATCCTACGCGCCTCCAAAGCTGCACCATATATTCTTCGGGTTATCGAGCATTCGAGCTACTTGTCCCGGCATCTGATTCCGTGCTCGCCAGCTATGAAAGACGAAGAAAGAAGAATCATCTCCTTTGCGGCTTTATCACAATCCAGTACTACTGCTCACCCTCCGCCACCACACCAATCAGCGGGTAATAATGGACAAATCTGAATATGTTCCTTTTACATGTCAGGAATCGATCACTAGTCAAAAGGCGTGGCGATAGAAATATCTTGATAATGGATATATACGTAGGTTCCTCTCGTCGCTTCTCAAGATTGGTCCAGCACAACAGATActataaaagaaagaaattccggagagagagagagagcgcagTAAAGATATCAGACTTTCAGTTTCAGACAGCAAGCTAGAGAGACCATCTTTGCCATGGGGAGGCCAACTTCGACGGAGAAGCTGGTGTGCGTGGTCCTGGCGGTGCTGGCCGTGCTGTCGCCGCTGTACATCGACCGGGAGCCGgcggaggatgaggaggatgaagaggaaggtTGGGGCTTGCTGCTGCCGTCGGCGCTGTGGCTGCCGGGGCTGCTGATGGTGCTCATCCTGGCCATCAACGTGGCGTGCTTCGTGGACCGGAGGGTCGTCAGGTTCGACCCCTACTGGATACACCGCGTCGGGGGATCCTCCTGCGGCCTCATGGCCAcgctgctgctcctcggcttCGTGCTCAAGTGCAAGGCCTCCTTCTAGAGACGACCTCGGCGTTGATCTTACTCGATCGGTCTCGGTGTTTTTTTCAggttcttttccttttttttctttcagatgaTGATCATGCGTTTAGGAACGCTACAGGTCATGTCTGGTCacttcttttgtttggaacttAACCCTGGTCTGATCACTGGTTTACTTCTCTGCTCTGTGTCTTTGACTCTGGAGTAAGTGAGCTCTGTTCTTGTACTTGCTCAGACGTATGcatttgaactttgaagtGATTCTGTCTCAAACTCTCACTTGAAAAATCGATGTACTTTTGTCTTTTGGTAATCGTCGGACTGCAGTTCTGCACGATTGATCGGAACACAGTTCATAGGCTCGCCTTGcaactttttttgtttggaggAACATAACTGGTTGTAGTTTcgagggattttttttcttctaaccATGCGCTTTTTCATCGTGGGAGTTCAGTTCATTGTTTGGAGGACAGGAATTTTTTTCGACAAATATTTTGAGGAAACCAAACATGAAAAACTTTTAGAAAGATTGCCGGACGTGTAATCTGAAACGGCAAGCAGGAAAGGACAGGCAGTAAGAAATTCCATCAGCATTGCTGGCCTACAAAATTCAGTAATCTGACGGATTGTGGTACTCAATTCCCCATTTCCCCTGCTGCACGCACGTAGTACTGCTAAGCGATGATCTATTGTGTTGCACGAGTACAACTTTGactcaaaagtcaaaactcATCAAAGGGCAAGAGCACGATTTGTTCATAAGCTGCCACGCCAGCGGCAAGGGAAATTACGGGAGCACGAGTGGCTGTCATCGCGCAAATGGCCTGAACCGAGCTAGCCAAAGCCACAGCCGCAAGCCCCTTTCCTCGCCCCGCGGCAGCCAGCAAAGAGCCCCCCAGTTCCCCCGCCGCTACCAAAATGCCCTCCGCCTCGCTCCTCCCGGCCACCTCCGCCGGGGCGCAACTCTGCCCTTCCCCTgcgccaccccgccgccgccaacgccgaTGCAGCTGCCGCGTCAcggccagcgccgccaccccgccgccgtcggacgGCCTCTgcctcggccgccgcgccaTCTCCCTTGCCGGGGTCGCCGCCTGGCTCGCCACTGCTTCCGGCCGTAAGTTCCACTGCAGCATCCTGTAGTACTGTATTTCCACGCCGCTCGTGTTCACGTATTCTGGGCGAGCATTCGTGTGTCCATGAGTGACCAATTTCTCGTGTCACGGCTGCTGCAGGGGCAGAAGCCAGTCCGTTCGACAGCTACATCAAGAGGTACCGCCCAGATCGATGCACAGCAGCTGCGTTTcgtcatttgttttttttttgtttttgcgttAACATCACCTTGTTCGCCTGTTGCTGTTCTTGAATTGGCGCCGCTAGGAAGAAGCTGGAGCCACTGGAGACGTACGTCCCGGCCGTGCTGTTGACTCAAGACCAGTTCAGGGATCTAGGTGAGGGTGATTCTCAAGCGATATGTTTGAAACCCATGTATAACAGTATAAGAAAGCAAGAGACATTGCTTAATGTTGCTCACGAATGCAAAATTCCAATCGTCAGCCTATAACTGTTTGAGCAACCGTAGGCAGTTGATTGCTTTGATTCTGTTAACGTCCAGAATCAGTGTGAATTGTTACAGTTTTTCCAGAATACTTTTGCAAGTCAACCATCCATTTGGTTGTTTATGTGTTTGTTATAGTGGAAATGCTATTTTGAAACAAGCATGCAATTTATATCGAGATCTCATTTATATTTGTTGCTATAATTTTTCGAAAAATATTTGCTATACCTTCGGTTTTACACAGCATGCAGCATAGAGAATTGACCTTTATATGCTTCATTGCAGAGAAATCCTTGGAATTTGAGAAACCAAGGTATGATGAGAGCAGATCGTTACTTCGTTCTGGTCCAGCATCATCTCTACGTGTCAATATTCGAGCAGTAAGTTACTGATCTGGTGATTCCATCATGTCACATTACTGGTGCATTCATGTTATGATTTAGCCCGAGCATCTCCAGCAAATTCCTTCCTCGTACTGACCCACATTCATCAATCAACATAGTAATTAGCACTTGCAAGCAAGATAagatttgataaaaaaaactagtatTACTATTAGATTGCATGGATTAGCACAGAGTTGGGATTAGCTTAATTATCATACAATCAGTGCACATAAATGCCCTAATCTCTTCCACGGATTAGCACCAAATTGCATTGTTTAGCCCATGATTATGATTACTGCACTGATGGGGATTCCTTATTCAACCCTCAAATATGAGCATTCCCGAGTGAGATATAGGGAACGGCTAGGAATAGAGAGCGAGAAGATAGGGAACCTGCTAGAAATGACTATTGGGTCATTTTCCTGCTGGTGATGCTCTACTTTCTCAAGTTTCAAATGCCCTACCTTTGGAAATTATTCCTAGTCCAGGCCATAGCATTATAGAATATCCATATTTGATAATGTGATTGCTTGATTTCTAACTATGCATACTGAAACTATGTTGAAAAAATTAACGCAGGTGGCACAATATGCTTCCACTAATGGTCAAGGCAAAGCTGCCTCTGATGCCGTGGATGAATGCTTAAGGTAAATGACTTCTTTTTTAGAAGTGTGCTTGTTTCCGATGGAACTGGGACCTTATGAGCTGTGATGCCTGCTGTTTCCCAGAGCATTGGAAGATCTCGACGCGCTACTACTAAAGGCATCACGGAAAGACTCATCAGCATCTGTTGAAGTCATGAGGAGCAAAATCATTGTAGCCCTTGGAGCATTAGACAAGTATTATCAAATGGAAAATCTTTATCCACCTTGAAATCAATAGGAATCACCGTCACTCATACTTCTCTGAATTCCTGTCATTTCAGTCTCCTGCAAACCGTGCCATCAGCCGTTATGGATAAAGGAAAGGCGATTGCTGATGCATACCGGACCCCTTCAGATGGATATGAAGAGGGTAATGGTGCGGAGTTGGATCCCGGTCTGAAACAGCTCCAGGACATTCTTTAATGCTGAGTCTTGTTGAGGTTAACATCTTTTGCACTGATAAATTCCATCAATATGATTATGTTGAGAAGTAGGGGAAAGTAAAAGGTTCATAGCAGAACACTTACCTGTGGCACTACTTCCTTATAGTTTATATTTTTCACTATAGTAACTCTGGTGATTAATTAATAGAAGTGCTACTGTACATAAAAGACCATCGTTTCAAATGTTTGATACCAGAGACTATCTGTACTCTGTACAGCAAAGAAGCTTGAGTATAATCTAAAGGACGCTGCTAGCCTGCTAGGCACTCTTTTTATGGTAAGGAACGGTTCCCTGGTTTGAAAATCGCAGAAATTTTCTCCTCACCTGGTTCCCCCGATGGCTTGAAAGTCCTCCACTGCCTCCAATATGACACCGCCATAAAAAACACACTAAtgtttttgcagaaaaaaaaacacaaatctTATAAAGAAGTACTGCTACTAAGTATAAACTACTCCAAAGACGTTGATCCATGATTTCCTTGTGTCCTGGAGGCTCTCGTTTCGTTGGCTGGTAGACAGAAAAACGCCGCTCACATGAGCAATTCCATAATAATCCCCTAAAAGAACTAGAACAATTCCAGAATAGTATTTGGGCTTTTCTAGAAGACCCGTAGTACGTTTCTTTGGGCCGTTCATAGAGTCCGATACCGGGCAAGCATTCGGGCGGGCCAATTTTTTTCGGCTTCTTGTACCGGCTTGTCTGAGAAGCTGTCCTTCCCCAGCTTCAAGAAACCgtcacctaaatttgattagatAGGCGAGGACAGCTTCTAGGAGAAGCAGCTCCTATATGGTCGATCCTGGACTTGCCTGGCCAAAAAAGTCGAATAACAAAGtaaccgctgccgccgccatccagATCGACAAGAATATCGCGACTAGGGTTTCGACCGATCTCGATCCCGATGGAGACGGcggaggggaagaagatcaagatgcCAGTGTccgaggcggcagcggcggctgctgcgaAGCCCTACAAGATCATCGAGTGGGAGGGGAAGGAGATCAAGACGACGATGGTGAAGATGGATGAACGGCATGGGTAAATCCAGTGGCTGCTAGAGTGGGACAAGAAGCCTCACAGGCTGCTGCCTAACCTCCCCGAGGACGCCCGCACCGCAATGGAGGCGTTCAaggcggagcgggaggcgcACGAGAAGGCGCTCGCGCAGTACAAGCGCCGCGGCTACGCCCACATTCATCGACATCTTTGACGACGACGACCCAAGGGCCAACCTCGACGACAACGTGTGCGAGGAGGTGGACTTTGTCGACGAGGGGGAAGAATGCATCTTAGGCCGTCTCTAATCTTTGTTCGACAAGTCGTCGATGCATCATACGACCTACAATAAAATAGAGTTGTCCCATCGGCACTTATACGCCGAACCCCGTCAGCAGCAAAACATGATGTGTTGAACTCGCCATTGGATCTTATAGGATTTCTAAGATTTGAGTTGGGCCTCAAGATCTATGTTGGATCAAGAAATCTAAAGATACAACAATGAGTTTAACACTGGTTATTTTATTGAAAAAAGTTtacttttgttcttttgtaTTGCCGTAGTGGGTCTTGTAGAAGCCAACAGCAGTTTGCTATCGTAGCcggcagttttttttttagggcatCGTACCGTACTCGGTCCAAGTCCATCTACGTGCAATTTTGGGTTGTGGGCTCTTCGTTGTGTTGCTGCGCGAGCCCATTTACAGAATTTGTGGGTAGCTGCATGTTTCTATATATGGTGTTCTGTTTTTTGGCGTATTTGCTTCATTCGTTTATCACCGTGGCCTATTGTACCTGACCTtaaaaacataaacaaaacTGGAGTATTTCAAATCCTTATTATAGCTAGTTCGATGATTTATTTCTGTGTATAGTTTACAGATCGAGTCATATTGGGAGGTGAAACTCTGCAGGGATGCACGATATCTCTTTGGTGGTAGCACAA
This is a stretch of genomic DNA from Brachypodium distachyon strain Bd21 chromosome 1, Brachypodium_distachyon_v3.0, whole genome shotgun sequence. It encodes these proteins:
- the LOC100840255 gene encoding uncharacterized protein LOC100840255, with protein sequence MPSASLLPATSAGAQLCPSPAPPRRRQRRCSCRVTASAATPPPSDGLCLGRRAISLAGVAAWLATASGRAEASPFDSYIKRKKLEPLETYVPAVLLTQDQFRDLEKSLEFEKPRYDESRSLLRSGPASSLRVNIRAVAQYASTNGQGKAASDAVDECLRALEDLDALLLKASRKDSSASVEVMRSKIIVALGALDNLLQTVPSAVMDKGKAIADAYRTPSDGYEEGNGAELDPGLKQLQDIL
- the LOC100839946 gene encoding uncharacterized protein LOC100839946 yields the protein MGRPTSTEKLVCVVLAVLAVLSPLYIDREPAEDEEDEEEGWGLLLPSALWLPGLLMVLILAINVACFVDRRVVRFDPYWIHRVGGSSCGLMATLLLLGFVLKCKASF